One Streptomyces sp. R28 DNA window includes the following coding sequences:
- a CDS encoding fibronectin type III domain-containing protein, with amino-acid sequence MGVPQQLAEHMSMAEQHEYLRARFSRRTMIRGGAVTLGAVAGGAFVPGATAQAAVPTQSTVPATETVDGALVAPFGRHLAYGNDARTEMTVSWQVPVAVKKPFIRIGAHPWDLSRKIEAEVRTLYTPAGVGASADHTQYYVHARLSHLRPGRTYYYGVGHQGFDPAEPHLLGTLGTFTTAPAHKAPFTFTAFGDQGVSYHGLANDSLLLGQNPAFHLHAGDIAYADPSGAGKTADTGFDSRVWDQFLAQTESVAKSVPWMVSYGNHDMEAWYSPNGYGGEEARFTLPDNGPDKKNLPGVYSFVHGNTAIISLDPNDVSFEIPANLGLSGGTQTKWFEAQLKKYRAAKDIDFIVVFFHHCAYCTSTAHASEGGVRQEWVPLFEKYTVDLVINGHNHQYERTDVIKGNEVAKKLPIGGTAYPETEGVVYVTAGAAGRSLYAFTAPDSYEGHEHEQDSVASFVNLKDGKQNETVAWSRVRYLNYSFLRVDVQPAPRGRYATLKVQGIAETGDRIDHFTVARRAK; translated from the coding sequence ATGGGAGTACCCCAGCAGCTCGCCGAGCACATGAGCATGGCCGAGCAGCACGAGTACCTGCGCGCCAGATTCTCGCGGCGCACGATGATCAGAGGCGGCGCCGTCACGCTGGGCGCCGTCGCGGGTGGCGCGTTCGTACCGGGTGCCACCGCCCAGGCCGCCGTACCGACACAGAGCACCGTCCCGGCCACCGAGACCGTCGACGGGGCCCTCGTCGCCCCCTTCGGCCGCCACCTCGCCTACGGCAACGACGCGCGCACCGAGATGACCGTCTCCTGGCAGGTCCCGGTCGCCGTGAAGAAGCCGTTCATCCGGATCGGCGCCCACCCCTGGGACCTCTCCCGCAAGATCGAGGCCGAGGTGCGCACCCTGTACACCCCGGCCGGCGTCGGCGCGAGCGCCGACCACACGCAGTACTACGTGCACGCCAGGCTGAGTCACCTGCGCCCCGGCCGGACGTACTACTACGGCGTCGGCCACCAGGGCTTCGACCCCGCCGAGCCGCACCTGCTCGGCACCCTCGGCACCTTCACCACCGCCCCCGCCCACAAGGCGCCCTTCACCTTCACCGCCTTCGGCGACCAGGGCGTCAGCTACCACGGCCTGGCCAACGACAGCCTGCTTCTCGGCCAGAACCCGGCCTTCCACCTGCACGCCGGCGACATCGCGTACGCCGACCCGTCCGGCGCCGGCAAGACCGCCGACACCGGCTTCGACTCGCGGGTGTGGGACCAGTTCCTCGCCCAGACCGAGTCGGTCGCCAAGTCGGTCCCGTGGATGGTGTCGTACGGCAACCACGACATGGAGGCCTGGTACTCGCCCAACGGCTATGGCGGCGAGGAGGCCCGCTTCACGCTCCCCGACAACGGGCCGGACAAGAAGAACCTGCCGGGCGTCTACTCCTTCGTCCATGGCAACACCGCGATCATCTCGCTGGACCCGAACGACGTCTCCTTCGAGATCCCGGCCAACCTCGGCCTCTCCGGCGGCACCCAGACCAAGTGGTTCGAGGCGCAGCTGAAGAAGTACCGGGCGGCCAAGGACATCGACTTCATCGTCGTGTTCTTCCACCACTGCGCGTACTGCACCTCCACGGCGCACGCCTCGGAAGGCGGCGTGCGACAGGAGTGGGTGCCGCTGTTCGAGAAGTACACGGTCGACCTGGTCATCAACGGGCACAACCACCAGTACGAGCGCACCGACGTCATCAAGGGGAACGAGGTCGCCAAGAAGCTGCCGATCGGCGGCACGGCGTACCCCGAGACCGAGGGCGTGGTGTACGTGACGGCGGGTGCGGCGGGCCGCAGCCTGTACGCGTTCACGGCGCCGGACTCGTACGAGGGGCACGAGCACGAGCAGGACTCCGTGGCCTCGTTCGTCAACCTCAAGGACGGCAAGCAGAACGAGACGGTCGCCTGGTCCCGGGTGCGCTACCTCAACTACTCGTTCCTGCGCGTGGACGTCCAGCCCGCGCCGCGGGGCCGGTACGCCACGCTGAAGGTCCAGGGCATCGCCGAGACGGGCGACCGGATCGACCACTTCACGGTGGCCCGC
- the glmS gene encoding glutamine--fructose-6-phosphate transaminase (isomerizing) yields the protein MCGIVGYIGKRDVAPLLLEGLQRLEYRGYDSAGIAVTSPRTSGLKTVKAKGRVRDLEAKVPARFKGTTGIAHTRWATHGAPSDVNAHPHLDAEGKVAVVHNGIIDNASDLRRKLEADGVEFLSETDTEVLVHLIARSQATKLEDKVRETIGLIEGTYGIAVLHADFPDRIVVARNGSPVVLGIGEKEMFVASDIAALVAHTRQIVTLDDGEMATLKADDFRTYTTEGTRTTAEPTTVEWEAASYDMGGHDTYMHKEIHEQADAVDRVLRGRIDDRFSTVHLGGLNLDAREARQIRRVKILGCGTSYHAGMIGAQMIEELARIPADAEPASEFRYRNAVVDPDTLYIAVSQSGETYDVLAAVQELKRKGARVLGVVNVVGSAIAREADGGIYVHAGPEVCVVSTKCFTNTTVAFALLALHLGRTRDLSVRDGKRIIEGLRKLPAQIAEIMEQEAEIKKLAEQYADARSMLFIGRVRGYPVAREASLKLKEVSYIHAEAYPASELKHGPLALIEPALPTVAIVPDDDLLEKNRAAMEEIKARSGKILAVAHQPQEKADQTLVVPKNEDELDPILMGLPLQLLAYHTALALGRDIDKPRNLAKSVTVE from the coding sequence ATGTGCGGAATCGTCGGATACATCGGGAAGCGTGACGTCGCTCCTCTGCTGCTGGAGGGCCTGCAGCGCCTGGAGTACCGCGGCTACGACTCGGCCGGCATCGCCGTCACCTCGCCGAGGACGAGCGGCCTGAAGACGGTCAAGGCCAAGGGCCGGGTCCGTGACCTGGAGGCCAAGGTCCCGGCGCGCTTCAAGGGCACGACCGGCATCGCCCACACCCGCTGGGCCACCCACGGCGCCCCGTCCGACGTGAACGCCCACCCGCACCTGGACGCCGAGGGCAAGGTCGCCGTCGTCCACAACGGCATCATCGACAACGCCTCCGACCTGCGCCGCAAGCTGGAGGCGGACGGTGTCGAGTTCCTCTCCGAGACCGACACCGAGGTCCTCGTCCACCTCATCGCCCGCTCGCAGGCGACGAAGCTGGAGGACAAGGTCCGCGAGACCATCGGCCTCATCGAGGGCACGTACGGCATCGCCGTCCTGCACGCCGACTTCCCGGACCGCATCGTCGTGGCCCGCAACGGCTCCCCGGTCGTCCTCGGCATCGGCGAGAAGGAGATGTTCGTCGCCTCGGACATCGCCGCGCTGGTGGCCCACACGCGGCAGATAGTGACGCTGGACGACGGCGAGATGGCCACCCTCAAGGCCGACGACTTCCGCACCTACACGACCGAGGGCACCCGTACGACGGCGGAGCCCACCACGGTCGAGTGGGAAGCGGCGTCCTACGACATGGGCGGCCACGACACCTACATGCACAAGGAGATCCACGAGCAGGCCGACGCCGTGGACCGCGTCCTGCGCGGCCGCATCGACGACCGCTTCTCCACCGTGCACCTCGGCGGCCTCAACCTGGACGCCCGCGAGGCCCGCCAGATCCGCCGCGTGAAGATCCTGGGCTGCGGCACCTCGTACCACGCGGGCATGATCGGCGCCCAGATGATCGAGGAGCTGGCCCGCATCCCCGCGGACGCCGAGCCCGCGTCGGAGTTCCGCTACCGCAACGCGGTGGTCGACCCCGACACCCTGTACATCGCCGTCTCCCAGTCCGGCGAGACCTACGACGTCCTCGCCGCCGTCCAGGAGCTGAAGCGCAAGGGCGCGCGGGTCCTGGGCGTCGTGAACGTGGTCGGCTCCGCGATCGCCCGCGAGGCCGACGGCGGCATCTACGTCCACGCGGGCCCGGAGGTCTGCGTCGTCTCGACGAAGTGCTTCACCAACACCACGGTCGCCTTCGCGCTGCTGGCCCTTCACCTCGGCCGCACCCGCGACCTCTCCGTCCGCGACGGCAAGCGCATCATCGAGGGCCTGCGCAAGCTCCCCGCCCAGATCGCCGAGATCATGGAGCAGGAGGCGGAGATCAAGAAGCTGGCCGAGCAGTACGCCGACGCCCGCTCGATGCTCTTCATCGGCCGCGTCCGGGGCTACCCGGTCGCCCGTGAGGCCTCCCTCAAGCTCAAGGAGGTCTCCTACATCCACGCCGAGGCCTACCCCGCCTCCGAGCTCAAGCACGGCCCCCTGGCCCTGATCGAGCCCGCCCTGCCCACGGTCGCCATCGTCCCCGACGACGACCTCCTGGAGAAGAACCGCGCCGCCATGGAGGAGATCAAGGCCCGCAGCGGCAAGATCCTCGCGGTGGCCCACCAGCCCCAGGAGAAGGCCGACCAGACGCTCGTGGTCCCGAAGAACGAGGACGAACTCGACCCGATCCTGATGGGCCTCCCCCTCCAACTCCTCGCGTACCACACGGCCCTGGCCCTGGGCCGGGACATCGACAAGCCCAGGAACCTCGCAAAGTCGGTGACGGTCGAGTAG